A window of the Phragmites australis chromosome 20, lpPhrAust1.1, whole genome shotgun sequence genome harbors these coding sequences:
- the LOC133902336 gene encoding uncharacterized protein LOC133902336 translates to MSAPGRDSSMQQLVPIAPPGKASGSDSGKELVVVDAVGKSSGGVKLREDEEDLEVKLRRIMENVPVRVSNTSGSSAGSGSGDFHQYRQMRRREQDRLARMDADYQKRKEMAEFELRREERLKAAEERTAKKRLKRQKKKQRKKEKQTKTSDGGEEPNRAESSDDKEGSDDDDDDESRQ, encoded by the exons ATGTCAGCACCCGGCAGAGATAGCAGCATGCAGCAGCTAGTCCCTATAGCACCACCAGGAAAGGCTTCGGGTAGTGACAGTGGGAAGGAGCTGGTTGTGGTAGATGCGGTGGGAAAGAGCTCAGGAGGAGTAAAGCTgcgagaggatgaggaggacctGGAGGTGAAGCTCAGGCGCATCATGGAGAATGTCCCCGTTCGTGTCAGTAACACCTCTGGATCCTCTGCTGGATCTGGCTCTGGTGATTTCCACCAG TATCGGCAAATGAGGAGGAGAGAACAGGACCGGCTAGCACGAATGGATGCTGACTACCAAAAGAGGAAAGAGATGGCTGAGTTTGAACTGCGGAGGGAGGAAAGGCTTAAAGCAGCTGAGGAGCGGACGGCCAAGAAGCGCCTGAAACGCCAAAAGAAGAAGCAACggaagaaagagaagcaaaCCAAAACTAgtgatggtggtgaagaaccTAACAGAGCGGAATCATCCGATGACAAGGAGGGTTCagatgacgatgacgatgacgagTCTAGGCAATAA